A stretch of the Narcine bancroftii isolate sNarBan1 unplaced genomic scaffold, sNarBan1.hap1 Scaffold_57, whole genome shotgun sequence genome encodes the following:
- the LOC138751000 gene encoding LOW QUALITY PROTEIN: NADH-ubiquinone oxidoreductase chain 2-like (The sequence of the model RefSeq protein was modified relative to this genomic sequence to represent the inferred CDS: substituted 5 bases at 5 genomic stop codons): IGLEINTIAIIPLIIYKHHPRAVEASTKYFITQATASAILLFGGTINAXLTGQXELTQITNQTTTIFITLALALKLGLAPIHFXLPEVIQGINLPTGIILATXQKLAPLAILFQLHQTLNPHLLTILGLTSIVVGGXGGLNQTQLRKILAYSSIAHLGWIISILHYIPNLIILNLIIYLIITSSIFLILIYINSTKIESIAPSGIKTQLITPIFLTSLLSLGGLPPLSGFIPK; encoded by the coding sequence ATAGGCCTTGAAATTAATACCATAGCCATCATTCCATTAATAATTTATAAACACCACCCACGAGCAGTAGAAGCCTCCACCAAATACTTCATCACACAAGCCACAGCCTCTGCAATACTCCTATTTGGAGGAACCATCAATGCATGACTGACTGGACAATGAGAACTAACCCAAATAACAAACCAAACAACAACAATATTTATTACATTAGCCCTAGCCCTAAAACTAGGACTAGCACCAATACACTTCTGACTACCAGAAGTAATACAAGGAATTAATTTACCAACAGGTATAATTCTAGCAACATGACAAAAACTTGCACCATTAGCAATCCTATTTCAATTACACCAAACACTCAACCCACATTTATTAACAATTCTTGGATTAACATCAATCGTtgtaggaggatgaggaggactaAACCAAACACAACTACGAAAAATCCTAGCCTATTCATCAATCGCACATCTAGgatggataatatctattttacaCTACATACCTAACCTCATAATATTAAATCTAATTATCTATTTGATTATAACCTCCTCCATATTCTTAATATTAATATATATTAACTCCACAAAAATTGAATCCATCGCACCATCTGGAATAAAAACACAACTAATCACACCAATTTTCCTTACCTCTCTCCTATCATTAGGAGGATTACCTCCCCTATCCGGCTTTATACCAAAATGA